Proteins encoded in a region of the Scyliorhinus torazame isolate Kashiwa2021f chromosome 1, sScyTor2.1, whole genome shotgun sequence genome:
- the LOC140411526 gene encoding neuronal acetylcholine receptor subunit alpha-2-like: MTKAHLYSMGRVQWVPPAIYKSSCSIDVTFFPFDQQNCKMKFVSWTHDKSKTDLRSMDRNVDLRDYWESGEWAIVNAVGIYNSNKSDCCSEVYVDITYSFIIRRLPLFYIINLIIPCLLISCLTVLVFYSPSGCGEITLCISVLLSLTVFLLLITEIIPSTSLLIPLIGKYLLFTMILVTLSIVIDVLGRLGRCGLHLMQCSKRQTSNT, encoded by the coding sequence ATGACAAAGGCTCACCTCTACTCCATGGGCAGAGTTCAGTGGGTGCCCCCAGCCATCTACAAGAGCTCCTGCAGCATTGACGTCACATTCTTCCCATTCGACCAGCAGAATTGCAAAATGAAATTTGTCTCCTGGACCCACGACAAGTCCAAGACTGATTTGAGGAGCATGGACAGGAACGTGGATCTTAGGGACTATTGGGAGAGTGGCGAGTGGGCAATAGTCAACGCTGTGGGGATTTACAACAGCAATAAGTCTGACTGTTGCTCGGAGGTGTATGTCGATATCACATACTCTTTCATTATACGGAGGCTCCCCCTCTTCTACATCATTAACCTCATCATTCCCTGTTTGCTCATCTCCTGTCTAACTGTTCTGGTCTTCTATTCACCATCGGGCTGTGGAGAGATCACACTTTGTATATCAGTGTTGCTCTCCCTCACTGTCTTCCTGCTGCTTATAACAGAGATCATCCCCTCCACCTCCCTGCTCATCCCTTTAATCGGCAAATACCTGCTCTTCACCATGATCCTCGTCaccctctccattgtcattgatgtgttgggtaggctgggtcgatgtggactgcacttgatgcagtgtagcaagagacagacctccaacacttga